From Rubrivirga sp. SAORIC476, a single genomic window includes:
- a CDS encoding PilN domain-containing protein — protein sequence MSDNFIFPDDPDGFSSESFGSESFGPESFGPGDGASDQAASPAFPAGDLADDGVFLGGGAYDDIPVDPDLAFGAEAGTLTDGTGGDPLAVSFSEAEPGPDAAPPSRRGREKKSSRRGRVKDGLVLGIHVTPKQVYGVLVRPSADGYEPLRQFVRNRAESQYGQSPLSPDDVELEEATLAVGAEDPSIQFGGSGEIDFSAEFAGMGVVTDAAFDTTATAGDISQEAQPIIFELRDILEECTQAGFARPTLSFTIDAPDVAYAELSVPPEKKTKAKKAKKKGKGDAPAAPGADGLKESASTPVKRERLLELLPDFGTPVSKDRVAFFPMSPRDGLRRYLAVAPTGSEPVAESVGMLREQSAHRKTVIKTLEGEVPLLIGLVRMTLVPDTHENTAIVRVGAEDTIVLLLTGNQLHHYEMMQSVTAFDGPDTICSRVLLQQDVQGVGTVHNVVVISEEREKELVQGFAAFYPEARVETLREGLARQGLVGPYGPLAPMLVGAAGAAVAGHRVRQKDSPFEDANLLPAALLKRKRKLDLSFGWHTLVVAMLLFLSVIYFSYLYVSQDGEIAQAQQTLAEFPPEAQLSVPQLQARIDSLRNRQVALTAALGALDSLLIDTDRWTQTMLRTTRAASQTGGIWIEEWAPTGSEIALSGFSTTRANVVGLAQRLDATIEETIFDEVREYPVYKYRLRFTQPPELPQITRVLREQSGMPDVGAPPAPLDGLGDGSAGAAPPPPPGTPET from the coding sequence ATGAGCGACAACTTCATCTTCCCCGACGACCCCGACGGGTTCTCCTCTGAGTCCTTCGGGTCCGAGTCTTTCGGGCCCGAGTCCTTCGGGCCTGGCGATGGCGCCTCCGACCAGGCGGCCTCGCCGGCCTTCCCGGCCGGCGATCTCGCCGACGACGGCGTCTTCCTCGGCGGCGGCGCCTACGACGACATCCCGGTGGACCCCGACCTCGCCTTCGGCGCCGAGGCGGGCACCCTCACCGACGGCACCGGCGGCGACCCGCTCGCGGTCTCGTTCTCGGAGGCCGAGCCCGGCCCCGACGCCGCGCCCCCCAGCCGCCGCGGGCGCGAGAAGAAGTCCTCCCGGCGCGGGCGCGTCAAGGACGGCCTCGTGCTCGGCATCCACGTGACGCCGAAGCAGGTCTACGGCGTCCTCGTGCGGCCCTCCGCCGACGGCTACGAGCCGCTGCGGCAGTTCGTCCGCAACCGGGCCGAGAGCCAGTACGGCCAGAGCCCGCTCAGCCCCGACGACGTGGAGCTGGAGGAGGCCACGCTCGCCGTCGGCGCGGAGGACCCGTCCATCCAGTTCGGTGGCTCGGGCGAGATCGACTTCTCGGCCGAGTTCGCGGGCATGGGCGTGGTGACGGACGCGGCCTTCGACACGACGGCCACCGCGGGCGACATCAGCCAGGAGGCCCAACCGATCATCTTCGAGCTCCGGGACATCCTCGAAGAGTGCACCCAGGCGGGCTTCGCGCGCCCGACGCTCTCCTTCACGATCGATGCGCCCGACGTGGCGTACGCCGAGCTGTCGGTGCCCCCGGAGAAGAAGACCAAGGCCAAGAAGGCCAAGAAGAAGGGCAAGGGCGACGCCCCGGCCGCGCCCGGCGCCGACGGCCTCAAGGAGAGCGCCTCGACGCCCGTCAAGCGCGAGCGCCTCCTGGAGCTCCTGCCCGACTTCGGCACGCCGGTCAGCAAGGACCGCGTGGCGTTCTTCCCCATGTCGCCCCGTGATGGCCTGCGGCGCTACCTCGCCGTGGCTCCGACCGGCAGCGAGCCCGTGGCCGAGTCCGTGGGCATGCTCCGCGAGCAGTCCGCCCATCGCAAGACGGTCATCAAGACCCTCGAAGGCGAGGTCCCGCTGCTGATCGGCCTCGTGCGGATGACGCTCGTGCCGGACACGCACGAGAACACCGCCATCGTCCGGGTGGGTGCGGAGGACACGATCGTCCTCCTGCTGACCGGCAACCAGCTGCATCACTACGAGATGATGCAGTCCGTGACCGCCTTCGACGGGCCGGACACGATCTGCTCGCGCGTGCTGCTCCAGCAGGACGTCCAGGGCGTCGGCACGGTCCACAACGTCGTCGTGATCTCGGAGGAGCGGGAGAAGGAGCTCGTGCAGGGCTTCGCCGCGTTCTACCCCGAGGCGCGCGTCGAGACGCTCCGCGAGGGCCTCGCCCGACAGGGCTTGGTGGGCCCCTACGGTCCGCTGGCGCCGATGCTCGTCGGGGCTGCCGGTGCCGCGGTCGCGGGCCACCGGGTCCGCCAGAAGGACAGCCCCTTCGAGGACGCCAACCTGCTCCCCGCCGCGCTGCTGAAGCGCAAGCGGAAGCTGGACCTGTCGTTCGGCTGGCACACGCTGGTCGTGGCGATGCTGCTGTTCCTGAGCGTGATCTACTTCAGCTACCTCTACGTCTCGCAGGACGGCGAGATCGCGCAGGCGCAGCAGACGCTCGCCGAGTTCCCGCCCGAAGCGCAGCTCTCGGTGCCCCAGCTCCAGGCCCGCATCGACAGCCTACGGAACCGCCAGGTGGCGCTGACGGCCGCCCTCGGTGCTCTCGACTCGCTGCTCATCGACACCGACCGCTGGACGCAGACGATGCTCCGCACCACGCGGGCAGCGTCCCAGACCGGTGGCATCTGGATCGAGGAGTGGGCGCCGACCGGCTCCGAAATCGCCCTGTCGGGCTTCTCCACGACCCGCGCCAACGTGGTGGGCCTGGCCCAGCGCCTGGACGCCACCATCGAGGAGACCATCTTCGACGAGGTCCGCGAATACCCGGTCTACAAGTACCGCCTCCGGTTCACGCAGCCCCCGGAGCTGCCCCAGATCACCCGCGTGCTGCGCGAGCAGTCGGGCATGCCCGATGTGGGGGCGCCCCCGGCGCCGCTCGACGGCCTCGGCGACGGGTCGGCCGGTGCCGCGCCGCCGCCGCCGCCCGGCACTCCGGAGACCTAG
- a CDS encoding type IV pilus twitching motility protein PilT — translation MTSPPSFPQAPGFGGPTAPGTLPAWSTPMGAPGAPEPQAQVPGFGDVDSDGFHRIPSFVRPLARSAPKLLVGEDRLKFYAEQVARLSIDQREQLRSFVEQYVGKMHTMGASDLDMGGPATLGRVWYRVDGDKTPHFELGIASNDEVDILILNLLSERNQDDLWEVQSADFSYQLDGDNGLRKRFRCTAYYDNQHLGVCLRAINEEVRPLDGLGFHPVIQKGVLFSNVRSGLALVTGVTGSGKSTTLDAIIDANNRDFDGHIVIIAKPLEYVHNPQRCIIRHREVGPDVPSFKIGVSQALRQDPDIIMIGEMRDPETIDSAIEAADTGHKVFSTLHTASAVESIDRIVAEYPPFEQERVRSRLADVLNCVVSQKLPPKAGGGRVLAKEVLWVTASVRAAIKNDNTNEIYQMMWEGTRQGMVTLEQDLFRLVRERKITPETGLQYSNNKRRFQQLMQTA, via the coding sequence GTGACTTCGCCCCCTTCCTTCCCGCAGGCCCCTGGCTTCGGCGGCCCGACGGCCCCCGGCACCCTGCCCGCCTGGTCCACTCCGATGGGGGCGCCCGGCGCACCCGAGCCGCAGGCCCAGGTGCCCGGCTTCGGCGACGTCGACAGCGACGGGTTCCACCGGATCCCGTCGTTCGTCCGCCCGCTGGCGCGGAGCGCGCCGAAGCTGCTCGTGGGGGAGGACCGGCTGAAGTTCTACGCCGAGCAGGTCGCCCGGCTCTCCATCGACCAGCGGGAGCAGCTGCGCAGCTTCGTCGAGCAGTACGTGGGGAAGATGCACACCATGGGCGCGAGTGACCTCGACATGGGCGGCCCGGCCACGCTCGGCCGCGTCTGGTACCGCGTCGACGGCGACAAGACGCCCCACTTCGAACTCGGCATCGCAAGCAACGACGAGGTCGACATCCTGATCCTCAACCTCCTCTCGGAACGCAACCAGGACGACCTCTGGGAGGTGCAGTCGGCCGACTTCTCGTACCAGCTCGACGGCGACAACGGCCTCCGCAAGCGATTCCGCTGCACGGCCTACTACGACAACCAGCACCTCGGCGTGTGTTTGCGCGCCATCAACGAGGAGGTCCGCCCGCTGGACGGGCTGGGCTTCCACCCGGTGATCCAGAAGGGCGTCCTGTTCTCGAACGTGCGGAGCGGGCTCGCGCTGGTGACCGGCGTGACCGGCTCCGGCAAGAGCACCACGCTGGACGCCATCATCGACGCCAACAACCGCGACTTCGACGGCCACATCGTCATCATCGCGAAGCCGCTCGAGTACGTCCACAACCCGCAGCGCTGCATCATCCGTCACCGCGAGGTGGGCCCGGACGTGCCGTCGTTCAAGATCGGCGTCAGCCAGGCGCTCCGCCAGGACCCCGACATCATCATGATCGGGGAGATGCGCGACCCCGAGACCATCGACTCGGCCATCGAGGCGGCCGACACCGGCCACAAGGTCTTCTCGACGCTCCACACCGCCAGCGCCGTCGAGTCCATCGACCGCATCGTGGCCGAGTACCCGCCCTTCGAGCAGGAGCGCGTCCGCTCCCGCCTGGCCGACGTGCTCAACTGCGTCGTCTCGCAGAAGCTGCCGCCGAAGGCGGGCGGCGGGCGCGTGCTCGCCAAGGAGGTCCTCTGGGTGACTGCCTCGGTGCGCGCGGCCATCAAGAACGACAACACCAACGAGATCTACCAGATGATGTGGGAAGGCACGCGCCAGGGCATGGTGACCCTGGAGCAGGACCTGTTTCGCCTCGTCCGTGAGCGCAAGATCACGCCCGAGACCGGCCTCCAGTACTCGAACAACAAGCGCCGCTTCCAGCAGCTGATGCAGACGGCCTAG
- a CDS encoding GspE/PulE family protein — MPSAPRGGGERRPEPGASSAVARTVSPSQGPAGAVPPPPVAQAQAYSHVQDRVVQALLRRGLVTAEQVTAAEVARKNASSRDPLWRSLVGQKGVDRNHVFEQAAATYAFRLAPVKDREPEAEFAKTVIESFEEVLGDKLIELKAVPYAYAQDQPSGILKLVFITEDPMRPELQKVINGLELERFELCYAPGDVVDRVIAEAFPRKNEFLERLAETDSPDLDFGMSFESGEKGLVDEDALEAEISQSALLNLTEAILVEGVRMGASDIHIWPNANRQTEVHFRVDGRLAHWHTETRGHPEALLAVFKDAALNVDRFERDMAQDGFIQRKIDGTLIRYRVSILPIANANPEVRAESIVIRILDDRKVITDLSKLGLLEGALEQFNKAIRRPHGMVILTGPTGSGKSTTLVAALSNVVTPEVNVLTVEDPVEYIIPGVRQIKLSHKLSLEGALRAILRHDPDVVMVGEMRDKDTAELAIKLANTGHLTFSTLHTNDAPSAVSRLYKMGLEPFLIAYAINLVVAQRLIRTLCSDCKRPQTQFDPILMTELGFKPEDIREVTVYEAATGTSCPSCKGKGYKGRRACAEALYFTPAIQAAIVGAGGKINEEEIRQIGESEGMLTLAASARVLVLRGEVSVEEMLRVTAGEH, encoded by the coding sequence ATGCCCTCCGCCCCTCGGGGAGGAGGCGAGCGGCGGCCGGAGCCGGGCGCCAGCAGCGCGGTCGCGCGCACGGTCAGCCCGTCGCAGGGCCCGGCCGGCGCGGTCCCGCCGCCGCCCGTCGCCCAGGCTCAGGCGTACTCCCACGTCCAGGACCGCGTCGTGCAGGCGCTGCTCCGGCGCGGGCTCGTCACCGCCGAACAGGTCACGGCGGCGGAGGTGGCGCGCAAGAACGCCAGCAGCCGTGACCCGCTCTGGCGGAGCCTGGTCGGCCAGAAGGGCGTCGACCGGAACCACGTCTTCGAGCAGGCCGCGGCGACGTATGCCTTCCGGCTCGCGCCGGTCAAGGACCGCGAGCCCGAGGCGGAGTTCGCCAAGACCGTCATCGAGTCGTTCGAGGAAGTGCTCGGCGACAAGCTGATCGAACTCAAGGCCGTCCCGTACGCTTACGCTCAGGACCAGCCCTCCGGCATCCTGAAGCTCGTCTTCATCACGGAGGACCCGATGCGGCCGGAGCTGCAGAAGGTCATCAACGGGCTGGAGCTGGAGCGCTTCGAGCTGTGCTACGCGCCCGGCGACGTCGTCGACCGCGTCATCGCGGAGGCCTTCCCGCGCAAGAACGAGTTCCTGGAGCGACTCGCCGAGACGGACTCGCCGGATCTCGACTTCGGCATGTCGTTCGAGAGCGGCGAGAAGGGCCTCGTCGACGAGGACGCGCTCGAGGCCGAGATCTCGCAGTCGGCGCTGCTCAACCTGACCGAGGCCATCCTGGTGGAGGGCGTCCGGATGGGCGCCTCCGATATCCACATCTGGCCGAACGCCAACCGGCAGACCGAGGTCCACTTCCGCGTGGACGGCCGCCTGGCGCACTGGCACACCGAGACGCGCGGCCACCCGGAGGCGCTGCTGGCCGTGTTCAAGGACGCCGCCCTCAACGTGGACCGCTTCGAGCGCGACATGGCGCAGGACGGCTTCATCCAGCGCAAGATCGACGGCACGCTCATCCGGTACCGAGTGAGCATCCTGCCGATCGCGAACGCCAACCCGGAGGTCCGCGCCGAGTCCATCGTCATCCGAATCCTGGACGACCGGAAGGTGATCACGGACCTCTCCAAGCTGGGCCTGCTGGAGGGCGCGCTGGAGCAGTTCAACAAGGCCATCCGCCGCCCGCACGGCATGGTGATCCTGACCGGCCCGACGGGCTCGGGCAAGTCCACCACGCTCGTCGCGGCGCTGTCCAACGTCGTCACGCCGGAGGTGAACGTGCTCACGGTTGAGGACCCGGTGGAGTACATCATCCCCGGCGTCCGCCAGATCAAGCTGTCCCACAAGCTGTCGCTGGAGGGCGCCCTGCGCGCCATCCTCCGCCACGACCCCGACGTGGTCATGGTGGGCGAGATGCGTGACAAGGACACCGCCGAGCTGGCCATCAAGCTGGCCAACACGGGCCACCTGACCTTCTCGACGCTCCACACCAACGACGCCCCGAGCGCGGTCTCGCGACTTTACAAGATGGGCCTGGAGCCCTTCCTGATCGCGTACGCCATCAACCTGGTCGTGGCCCAGCGCCTGATCCGGACGCTCTGCTCCGACTGCAAGCGCCCACAGACGCAGTTCGACCCGATCCTGATGACGGAGCTCGGCTTCAAGCCCGAGGACATCCGCGAGGTGACGGTCTACGAGGCCGCCACGGGGACGTCGTGCCCGTCGTGCAAGGGCAAGGGCTACAAGGGCCGCCGGGCGTGTGCCGAGGCGCTCTACTTCACGCCCGCCATCCAGGCCGCCATCGTCGGCGCGGGCGGCAAGATCAACGAGGAGGAGATCCGCCAGATCGGCGAGAGCGAGGGCATGCTGACCCTGGCCGCCTCGGCACGCGTGCTGGTCCTGCGCGGCGAGGTCTCCGTCGAAGAGATGCTCCGCGTGACGGCAGGCGAGCACTGA
- a CDS encoding type II secretion system F family protein: MPEFRFSGVAQGGQSVQGTVYAPNKKAAQKKVTALSERHTFTLRDLEQRMIFKYKIKHPSGKIVEGEQKAYAEEEIRSALERMGMEVVSIQKNLFAFNRKPPTGDVIMFVRLASNLLMEKMAFTEVMNLLMTDISSKPLKQVLRDISSDLKGGMEAKQAFMKHQEALGKFTSYMLGVASQSGNMAEIYEATARFLERRDEFKKSVKSALIMPAVTILATIGVFIWYVWYIVPETAGLFATFEGIELPPLTTFSLAMSAFLDKWMGVMGVIFVLAAAGGVAWARTPKGQFLISKHMIRIPVIGGLLHKLNIEVFCRVFAILYSGSGENLEVIKVAAEASGNRYMEHQIKTITIPAMMGQGAGLVESMEASGVFTSMTLSRFKTGAETGAVRKSAQQMADYYERETSLKLKTAVETIQTFVGLFIGVMVGFLTVLSAETALIRPSSTDIMGV, from the coding sequence ATGCCAGAGTTCCGATTTAGCGGCGTCGCCCAAGGCGGACAATCCGTCCAGGGGACGGTCTACGCGCCCAACAAGAAGGCCGCCCAGAAGAAGGTCACGGCGCTGTCCGAGCGCCACACGTTTACGCTGCGCGACCTCGAGCAGCGGATGATCTTCAAGTACAAGATCAAGCACCCCTCTGGCAAGATCGTCGAGGGCGAGCAGAAGGCGTACGCCGAGGAAGAGATCCGGAGCGCGCTGGAGCGGATGGGCATGGAGGTCGTCTCTATCCAGAAGAACCTGTTCGCCTTCAACCGGAAGCCCCCGACGGGCGACGTCATCATGTTCGTGCGCCTGGCGTCGAACCTGCTGATGGAGAAGATGGCCTTCACGGAGGTGATGAACCTCCTGATGACCGACATCTCGTCGAAGCCTCTGAAGCAGGTCCTGCGCGACATCTCGTCCGACCTGAAGGGGGGCATGGAGGCCAAGCAGGCCTTTATGAAGCACCAGGAGGCGCTCGGCAAGTTCACCTCCTACATGCTCGGCGTGGCCAGCCAGTCGGGCAACATGGCGGAGATCTACGAGGCCACCGCCCGCTTCCTGGAGCGCCGCGACGAGTTCAAGAAGAGCGTCAAGAGCGCGCTCATCATGCCGGCCGTCACCATCCTGGCGACCATCGGCGTGTTCATCTGGTACGTCTGGTACATCGTCCCGGAGACGGCGGGCCTCTTCGCGACGTTCGAGGGCATCGAACTGCCGCCGCTGACGACGTTCTCGCTGGCGATGAGCGCCTTCCTGGACAAGTGGATGGGCGTCATGGGCGTCATCTTCGTGCTCGCTGCCGCAGGCGGCGTCGCCTGGGCCCGGACCCCGAAGGGCCAGTTCCTGATCTCGAAGCACATGATCCGGATTCCGGTCATCGGGGGGCTGCTCCACAAGCTCAACATCGAGGTGTTCTGCCGCGTGTTCGCGATCCTGTACTCGGGTTCGGGCGAGAACCTGGAGGTCATCAAGGTGGCCGCCGAGGCGTCGGGCAACCGGTACATGGAGCACCAGATCAAGACGATCACCATCCCGGCCATGATGGGCCAGGGCGCCGGCCTCGTCGAGTCGATGGAGGCCTCCGGCGTGTTCACCTCGATGACGCTGTCGCGCTTCAAGACGGGCGCCGAGACGGGCGCCGTGCGCAAGAGCGCCCAGCAGATGGCCGACTACTACGAGCGCGAGACGTCGCTCAAGCTGAAGACCGCCGTCGAGACCATCCAGACCTTCGTGGGCCTGTTCATCGGTGTGATGGTCGGCTTCCTGACGGTCCTCTCGGCCGAGACCGCCCTCATCCGTCCGTCCTCGACCGACATCATGGGCGTCTAG
- a CDS encoding O-antigen ligase has translation MRAPSPALLSRPSASVDATDILTATALAVAVLAPLAPSLLAAQPHDGQRLAQLAVLLGTGVSVAVVPAIRASLLRAWAALPPVLRVAFGGVVGLGVASSATAALPGYALVEVGVLVLSATLSLIVADRVSQGPQEALRLLSRAVVVMVGFYALLFAVSQVASIAAGTRLWPHAYTGFSNIRHLNQLQTWTYGLLLLPALTAESRGWRRASLGLSAFWIALAIGSGGRGTLLALAASLVVAWLLFGPAVRRHLWTVVGVAVAGIGLYLLLVWLPAVLFEQEAYRLARPMGEARLLVWGLALERFAASPWLGVGPMQLAADAAFLADGRVAHPHNAVVQVLAEWGGGAALLVVTAVGWGLWRWGLAARRERQDRALGSFVLTLALLGAALHAMVSGVVVMPVSQLWGGLVVGAALGWYLSARRAPSAAAPGAGRAWIASALVLAAGAAVVLGAGPDAMRVDERDLANVRDTTVLTLMPRFWRAGSLLGVAPDPIPEAEAHAATASPGR, from the coding sequence ATGCGCGCTCCATCTCCCGCTTTGCTCTCCCGGCCTTCCGCCTCGGTCGACGCGACGGACATCCTGACCGCTACGGCCCTCGCCGTGGCCGTCCTGGCGCCCCTCGCACCCTCGCTGCTCGCGGCCCAGCCCCACGACGGGCAGCGGCTCGCGCAGCTGGCGGTTCTCCTCGGCACGGGCGTCTCCGTGGCCGTGGTGCCCGCCATCCGGGCGAGCCTGCTCCGGGCCTGGGCGGCCCTGCCCCCGGTCCTGCGCGTCGCCTTCGGCGGTGTGGTGGGCCTGGGCGTGGCCTCGTCGGCGACCGCGGCGCTGCCGGGCTACGCACTCGTCGAGGTGGGCGTGCTCGTGCTGTCGGCCACGCTGTCGCTGATCGTCGCGGACCGCGTGTCCCAGGGACCGCAGGAGGCGCTCCGGCTGCTCTCGCGCGCGGTCGTCGTGATGGTGGGATTCTACGCGCTCCTGTTCGCGGTCTCCCAGGTCGCGTCCATCGCCGCGGGGACGCGGTTGTGGCCGCATGCCTACACGGGCTTCTCGAACATCCGTCACCTGAACCAGCTCCAGACGTGGACCTACGGTCTCCTGCTCTTGCCTGCGCTGACCGCGGAGTCCCGCGGATGGCGCCGGGCGTCGCTCGGGCTGAGCGCATTCTGGATCGCCCTGGCCATCGGGTCGGGCGGACGCGGGACGCTGCTCGCGCTGGCGGCCTCGCTGGTCGTGGCATGGCTGCTGTTCGGACCTGCGGTGAGACGCCACCTCTGGACGGTGGTCGGGGTGGCCGTCGCGGGAATCGGCCTGTACCTGCTCCTCGTCTGGTTGCCCGCGGTCCTGTTCGAGCAGGAGGCGTACCGGCTGGCCCGTCCGATGGGGGAGGCGCGGCTGCTCGTGTGGGGGCTGGCCCTGGAGCGGTTCGCCGCCTCCCCCTGGCTCGGCGTCGGGCCGATGCAACTGGCCGCCGACGCGGCCTTCCTGGCAGACGGGCGCGTCGCCCATCCCCACAACGCGGTCGTCCAGGTGCTCGCCGAGTGGGGGGGCGGTGCGGCGCTGCTCGTGGTGACAGCGGTGGGCTGGGGCCTGTGGCGCTGGGGGCTCGCGGCGCGGCGTGAGCGCCAGGATCGTGCGCTCGGCAGCTTCGTGCTGACGCTCGCCCTGCTCGGTGCCGCCCTCCACGCGATGGTCTCTGGCGTGGTCGTGATGCCAGTCAGCCAGCTCTGGGGGGGGCTCGTGGTCGGCGCCGCGCTCGGGTGGTACCTGTCCGCGCGCCGCGCACCGTCCGCCGCCGCCCCTGGAGCCGGCCGCGCGTGGATCGCCTCCGCGCTGGTGCTGGCAGCCGGAGCGGCCGTGGTCCTCGGTGCGGGCCCCGACGCGATGCGAGTCGACGAGCGGGACCTGGCCAATGTCCGCGACACGACGGTTCTGACGTTGATGCCGCGCTTTTGGCGGGCAGGGTCGCTGCTGGGCGTTGCCCCCGACCCGATCCCCGAGGCGGAGGCTCACGCCGCCACGGCGTCGCCTGGTCGGTAA
- a CDS encoding DUF4342 domain-containing protein — translation MPDPKPEPTLQSEAQRLADAAKSRASEAAEELKVASNQLVDKVRDLIEDANVKRVAIKRGEKVLLEIPLTVGVGAGAAALLLNPVLSAVGALAALVSDVTLVIEREDSDEAADDTSDEAVANVNTLDAGAEDEDAADKTVGKPPAE, via the coding sequence ATGCCCGATCCGAAGCCCGAGCCCACCCTCCAGTCAGAGGCCCAGCGCCTCGCCGACGCCGCCAAGTCCCGCGCCTCCGAGGCCGCCGAGGAACTCAAGGTGGCCTCCAACCAGCTCGTCGACAAGGTCCGCGACCTGATCGAGGACGCCAACGTGAAGCGCGTCGCCATCAAGCGCGGCGAGAAGGTGCTCCTCGAGATCCCCCTGACGGTCGGCGTCGGGGCCGGGGCTGCGGCCCTTCTGCTCAACCCGGTCCTCTCGGCCGTCGGCGCGCTGGCCGCCCTCGTGTCCGACGTGACGCTGGTCATCGAGCGCGAAGACTCGGACGAGGCGGCCGACGACACCTCGGACGAGGCCGTCGCCAACGTGAACACGCTCGACGCGGGCGCCGAGGACGAGGATGCCGCCGACAAGACCGTCGGCAAGCCGCCTGCCGAGTAG
- a CDS encoding TIGR02757 family protein, protein MAPADARALLDPLVARYERTAFIDEDPISVVHAFDDPADQEVIGLFAAVLAWGRRATILNKLADLVDRMDARPHRFVRDFTLARADRLDGFKHRTFSSADAIALTRSLRAVLEAHGSLGALFASGLSDEDDIGPAIQTFSDTLLTAVPEAGMRTKHLARPSSGSACKRLAMYARWMTRPGPVDLGLWANVRPSQLVIPLDVHTGTQARRLGLLSRRYDDWRAVQELTDVCRALDPADPARYDFALFGLGAYGGDEMPEVADPARGAG, encoded by the coding sequence ATGGCCCCCGCCGACGCCCGCGCCCTTCTCGACCCACTGGTCGCTCGGTACGAGCGGACCGCGTTCATCGACGAGGACCCCATCTCGGTGGTCCACGCCTTCGACGACCCTGCGGACCAGGAGGTGATCGGCCTGTTCGCCGCCGTGCTGGCCTGGGGCCGCCGGGCGACGATCCTGAACAAGCTGGCCGACCTGGTCGACCGGATGGACGCGCGCCCGCACCGCTTCGTGCGCGACTTCACGCTGGCCCGTGCCGACCGCCTCGACGGCTTCAAGCACCGCACGTTCTCGTCGGCCGACGCCATCGCGCTGACCCGTTCCCTCCGGGCCGTGCTGGAGGCGCACGGCTCCCTCGGGGCTCTCTTCGCGAGCGGGCTCTCCGACGAGGACGACATCGGACCGGCCATCCAGACGTTCTCGGACACGCTACTCACCGCGGTCCCAGAGGCCGGGATGCGGACGAAGCATCTCGCGCGTCCCTCTTCCGGGAGCGCGTGCAAGCGACTCGCGATGTACGCCCGCTGGATGACGCGCCCCGGCCCGGTCGACCTCGGCCTGTGGGCGAACGTACGCCCGAGCCAGCTCGTGATCCCGCTCGACGTCCACACGGGCACTCAGGCGAGGCGGCTCGGCCTCCTCTCGCGCAGGTATGACGACTGGCGGGCGGTCCAGGAACTCACCGACGTGTGCCGCGCGCTCGACCCCGCGGACCCAGCGCGCTACGACTTCGCGCTGTTCGGCCTCGGCGCCTACGGCGGCGACGAGATGCCCGAGGTCGCAGATCCCGCTCGCGGGGCGGGCTGA
- a CDS encoding flavin reductase family protein, with amino-acid sequence MPTPPPTDLAPERPAAVPATGAALRHALRDLPSPVVVVTTETETGPRGATIGSFTSVSLDPPLVSVNVTHGTQLHDALTEADTWAVHLLAADQAEIASHFAVPDVNGEDQLAPFGHVRGGGPPLLRGSLGVLLCRPHAHFEAGDHTVFVGAVTHVIEGAGRDPLLYYRQSYRAIGNEV; translated from the coding sequence GTGCCTACCCCGCCGCCGACCGACCTCGCGCCTGAGCGCCCCGCTGCCGTCCCAGCGACGGGCGCTGCGCTCCGCCATGCGCTGCGCGACCTGCCCTCGCCCGTCGTGGTGGTTACCACCGAGACCGAGACCGGTCCGCGTGGCGCGACGATCGGGTCGTTCACCAGCGTCTCCCTCGACCCACCGCTCGTGTCGGTCAACGTGACGCACGGCACCCAACTCCACGACGCGCTCACCGAGGCGGACACCTGGGCCGTCCACCTGCTCGCCGCCGACCAGGCCGAGATCGCGTCGCACTTCGCCGTGCCGGATGTGAACGGGGAGGACCAGCTGGCGCCCTTCGGCCACGTCCGCGGGGGCGGGCCGCCGCTGCTGCGCGGGTCGCTTGGCGTGTTGCTCTGCCGGCCCCACGCGCACTTCGAGGCGGGCGACCACACCGTGTTCGTTGGCGCGGTGACGCACGTGATCGAGGGCGCTGGTCGGGACCCGCTCCTCTACTACCGCCAGTCGTACCGCGCGATCGGGAACGAGGTGTGA